One stretch of Bradyrhizobium canariense DNA includes these proteins:
- a CDS encoding TAXI family TRAP transporter solute-binding subunit, with protein MVSRNLPLWLRFILLLGVVGLVSGASFIAYRYYTRPVTLTVAVGSIDGEAAKAMSAIASRLVTINASVRLKVIDSGTALEAAKAFSAGKADLAVVRGDVGDLSQARAVVVVSHMVALIIAPPGSTIDSMDKLKGRRVGVIGGDSNAKIVDVLSKEYGFDREKMFKDIALSDARQAIQSKEVSALLVVIPLAEKYLTLVRGFFQQGPKASPVLIPIDSAGAIAQEERAYESFDVPKGTLRGAPPIPEDDLTTLRTSLYLVAQKKLSSDLIGTLTQTIMNVRRDLMAEQPIFAQIAAPSTDADAYLALHPGAAAFYNGTQQSFMDEYSNWIYLTPMALGGAATVFAAAWKFLGLGEPLTRDGPLDSLYALGRRIRKAGTEAELLDIEDEIDDILKTQRAKSAGGDERAVDDATLNVAAHRLESLIHDRRTMLAKKPTVASAA; from the coding sequence ATGGTTTCGCGAAATTTGCCGCTCTGGCTTCGTTTTATCCTGCTTCTCGGTGTTGTCGGTCTTGTGTCAGGCGCAAGCTTCATCGCCTATCGATACTATACACGACCGGTAACGCTGACCGTGGCGGTGGGCTCGATCGACGGTGAGGCCGCCAAGGCAATGTCGGCCATTGCAAGCCGGCTGGTTACGATCAACGCGTCCGTTCGGCTCAAGGTGATCGACAGCGGCACCGCGCTTGAAGCCGCCAAGGCTTTTTCGGCGGGGAAGGCAGACCTCGCCGTGGTGCGCGGCGATGTCGGCGACCTGTCACAGGCGCGAGCCGTCGTCGTTGTGAGCCATATGGTCGCGCTCATCATCGCGCCGCCGGGGTCGACCATCGACAGCATGGACAAATTGAAGGGTCGCCGCGTGGGCGTGATCGGCGGCGACTCCAATGCCAAAATCGTCGACGTGCTGAGCAAGGAATATGGATTCGATCGTGAGAAGATGTTCAAGGATATCGCCCTGTCGGACGCGCGGCAAGCCATTCAATCCAAGGAGGTCAGTGCGCTGCTTGTCGTGATCCCGCTAGCTGAAAAATATTTGACGCTGGTGCGAGGTTTCTTTCAGCAGGGCCCGAAAGCGTCGCCGGTACTGATCCCGATCGATTCCGCAGGGGCCATCGCGCAAGAAGAACGCGCTTATGAAAGTTTCGACGTCCCGAAGGGCACGTTGCGGGGAGCGCCGCCGATCCCGGAGGATGACCTGACCACGTTGAGAACCTCTCTATATCTCGTCGCGCAAAAGAAGCTTAGCTCCGATCTGATCGGGACCCTCACGCAGACGATCATGAACGTCCGCAGGGATCTCATGGCGGAGCAGCCGATTTTTGCACAGATCGCCGCGCCCAGTACGGACGCGGATGCTTACCTCGCCCTGCATCCGGGCGCCGCGGCGTTCTACAACGGCACCCAGCAGAGCTTCATGGATGAATACAGCAACTGGATTTATCTGACGCCAATGGCGCTGGGCGGCGCTGCCACGGTGTTTGCCGCGGCCTGGAAATTTCTGGGACTGGGCGAGCCCCTGACCCGGGACGGCCCGCTGGATTCTCTCTATGCGCTGGGGCGCCGGATCCGCAAGGCCGGCACCGAGGCTGAGCTATTGGATATCGAAGACGAAATTGACGACATCCTCAAAACACAGCGCGCCAAATCCGCCGGCGGAGACGAGCGCGCGGTGGATGACGCGACATTGAATGTAGCAGCCCATCGGCTGGAGAGCCTGATTCACGATCGACGAACGATGCTTGCGAAGAAGCCCACGGTCGCCTCCGCCGCTTGA
- a CDS encoding DUF4239 domain-containing protein: MNDLLISLLVFALICGGALAGMAVRPLLSEHHLHPDSKDVVKMATGLIGTLTALVLGLLIASAKSSFDQKTSQVRQVTASVILLDDLLAQYGPEAIPVRNLLRQSIQPLANRIWHEEEVPTGKSVQFEATAEALAFEDKLERLTPSNDLQRSIQSRAIQAFTDGAQTRLQLFAQTGGAIPTPFLIILVFWLGAIFVSFTLFVRANLIVMASLFICALSFACAIFLILELDNPFTGLMQISSTTLRSALLPLPP, encoded by the coding sequence ATGAACGATCTGCTGATCTCGCTCCTTGTGTTCGCGTTGATATGTGGCGGCGCCCTGGCTGGCATGGCTGTTCGACCCTTGTTGTCGGAACATCATTTGCATCCGGACTCCAAGGACGTTGTAAAGATGGCAACGGGCCTGATTGGCACCTTGACCGCGCTGGTGCTCGGCCTCTTGATCGCATCGGCAAAAAGCTCGTTCGATCAGAAAACCAGCCAGGTCAGGCAAGTGACCGCCAGCGTGATCCTGCTCGACGATCTGCTGGCGCAATATGGTCCTGAAGCCATTCCAGTCCGAAATCTGCTGCGGCAGAGCATCCAGCCATTGGCCAACCGGATCTGGCACGAGGAAGAGGTCCCGACCGGCAAGTCCGTTCAGTTCGAGGCGACGGCCGAGGCGTTGGCGTTCGAAGACAAACTGGAACGGCTCACGCCGAGCAATGATCTGCAACGCTCGATCCAATCCCGCGCCATTCAGGCCTTCACCGATGGCGCGCAGACCCGGCTGCAGTTGTTTGCACAAACCGGCGGCGCGATCCCGACGCCGTTTTTGATCATTCTGGTGTTCTGGCTTGGCGCGATTTTCGTGAGCTTCACTCTGTTCGTTCGCGCCAATTTGATCGTCATGGCCTCTTTGTTCATATGCGCGCTGTCGTTTGCCTGCGCGATTTTTCTGATTCTGGAGCTGGATAACCCCTTCACGGGCCTCATGCAGATTTCAAGCACAACCCTGCGAAGCGCGCTCTTGCCGCTGCCGCCATAA
- a CDS encoding FAD-binding oxidoreductase: MATTNTNHPKRPEPQALASAIEALAARFGNRLITSQAVRDQHAHTTTWLAPQPPDAVVMAQETSDIQDVVRICAKNSVPVIAFGTGTSLEGQVNAPAGGICIDLRDMNQVLAVHPEDLDCVIQPGITRKTLNEHLRDQGVFFPIDPGADASLGGMASTRASGTNAVRYGTMRDNVLALKVVRGDGEIITTGTRSKKSSAGYDLTHLFVGAEGTLGIISELTIKLRGIPETIAAAACSFDSVRGACQATILAIQTGIPVARIELLNAEQVRACNSYSKLSLPETPLLLLEFHGSENEVAEQSKNFSEIAKECGGGDFTWTTRPEDRTKLWQARHDAYWSVKALRPGAGVVATDVCVPISRLADCVTETEEDLKRLRLQSPIVGHVGDGNFHCSLLCDVDDRDEMARGEDFMHRLVERAQAMGGTCTGEHGIGQGKQKYLKAELGPEALDAMRALKQALDPQNIFNPGKIVPAA; encoded by the coding sequence GTGGCAACGACCAATACCAATCATCCCAAGCGGCCGGAGCCGCAGGCGCTGGCAAGCGCGATCGAAGCGCTCGCGGCGCGGTTCGGCAACCGGCTGATCACCTCGCAGGCGGTGCGCGACCAGCATGCGCATACCACGACCTGGCTGGCGCCGCAGCCGCCGGACGCGGTGGTGATGGCGCAGGAGACATCAGACATTCAGGACGTGGTGCGAATCTGCGCGAAGAATAGCGTACCGGTGATCGCATTCGGCACCGGCACCTCGCTCGAGGGCCAGGTCAACGCGCCGGCCGGCGGCATCTGCATCGATCTGCGCGACATGAACCAGGTGCTTGCGGTGCATCCTGAAGATCTCGACTGCGTGATCCAGCCCGGCATCACCCGCAAGACGCTGAACGAGCATTTGCGCGACCAGGGCGTGTTCTTCCCGATCGATCCCGGCGCCGATGCCTCGCTCGGCGGCATGGCGTCCACCCGGGCGTCGGGCACCAATGCGGTGCGCTACGGCACCATGCGCGACAACGTGCTGGCGCTCAAAGTGGTGCGCGGCGACGGCGAGATCATCACGACCGGCACGCGGTCGAAAAAATCCTCGGCCGGCTATGACCTGACGCATCTGTTCGTCGGCGCGGAAGGCACACTCGGGATCATCTCCGAACTCACCATCAAGCTGCGCGGCATCCCCGAAACCATCGCGGCCGCGGCCTGTTCGTTCGACAGCGTTCGTGGCGCCTGCCAGGCGACGATCCTGGCGATCCAGACCGGGATTCCCGTCGCGCGCATCGAACTGCTCAACGCCGAACAGGTGCGCGCCTGCAATTCCTACTCGAAATTGTCGCTGCCGGAGACGCCGCTATTGCTGCTGGAATTCCACGGCAGCGAGAACGAGGTCGCTGAGCAGTCGAAGAATTTCAGCGAGATCGCCAAGGAGTGCGGCGGCGGCGATTTCACCTGGACCACGCGGCCGGAGGATCGCACCAAGCTGTGGCAGGCGCGGCACGATGCCTACTGGTCGGTGAAGGCGCTGCGTCCCGGCGCGGGCGTGGTGGCCACCGACGTCTGCGTGCCGATCTCGCGGCTGGCCGATTGCGTGACCGAAACCGAAGAGGATCTGAAGCGCCTGCGGCTGCAATCGCCGATCGTCGGCCATGTCGGCGACGGCAATTTCCACTGCTCGCTGCTATGCGACGTCGACGACCGCGACGAGATGGCGCGCGGCGAGGATTTCATGCACCGGCTGGTCGAACGCGCGCAGGCGATGGGCGGGACCTGCACCGGCGAGCACGGCATCGGGCAGGGCAAGCAGAAATACCTCAAGGCCGAACTCGGCCCCGAGGCGCTCGACGCCATGCGGGCGCTGAAGCAGGCGCTCGATCCGCAGAATATCTTCAATCCCGGAAAGATCGTGCCGGCGGCGTAG
- a CDS encoding thioesterase family protein: MTSTDTPEDALLRPTPFLSSVMQIEPQWIDYNGHLNMAYYNVMFDRAIDELWLKLGIGPAYMKGRHGSTFTAECHVRYLREIHLGDPVQVSILLVAADEKRLHTFEELRHATEGWLSATSENMTIHIDMSARKTAPFPADIRARIEAVASAHAAIPRPEGIGRKIAMPSK, from the coding sequence ATGACGAGCACTGATACCCCTGAGGATGCGTTGTTGCGGCCCACGCCGTTCCTGTCGTCGGTGATGCAGATCGAGCCGCAATGGATCGACTACAACGGCCATCTCAACATGGCCTACTACAATGTGATGTTCGACCGTGCCATCGACGAATTATGGCTCAAACTCGGGATCGGGCCGGCCTATATGAAGGGGCGCCACGGCTCGACCTTCACCGCCGAATGCCATGTGCGGTATTTGCGCGAAATCCACCTCGGCGATCCCGTGCAGGTCTCGATCCTGCTGGTGGCCGCCGATGAAAAACGGCTGCATACGTTTGAGGAATTGCGCCACGCCACCGAGGGCTGGCTGTCCGCCACGTCGGAAAACATGACCATTCACATCGACATGAGCGCACGAAAGACCGCACCGTTTCCGGCCGATATTCGCGCCCGTATCGAGGCCGTCGCAAGCGCCCATGCAGCTATTCCGCGCCCCGAGGGCATCGGCCGAAAGATCGCGATGCCCTCGAAATAG
- a CDS encoding DUF1328 domain-containing protein — MLSWVVTFLIIALIAGILGFGGLAGASIEIAKIIFFVAIVLFLVSAVVGLARGRTRV; from the coding sequence ATGTTGAGCTGGGTCGTTACTTTCCTGATCATCGCGTTGATTGCCGGTATTTTGGGCTTTGGCGGCCTCGCCGGCGCATCGATCGAAATCGCCAAGATCATCTTCTTCGTCGCCATCGTGCTGTTTCTGGTCTCGGCCGTGGTCGGTTTGGCGCGCGGGCGCACCCGGGTTTAG
- a CDS encoding ATP-dependent helicase: protein MTEPNRLSHPSVPDHQPAAGGIAARARAAATPQYLAGLNPEQREAVETLDGPVLVLAGAGTGKTRVLTCRIAHILSQGRARPGEILSVTFTNKAAREMKLRLGQMLGQAVEGMPWLGTFHSIGGRILRTHAELVQLKSNFTVLDVDDQIRLLKQLLQAENIDDKRWPARMLAGLIDGWKNRGLTPSQVPPGEAAVFGNGKGGKLYASYQERLKILNAADFGDLLLENIRLFREHPDVLRQYQGRFKFILVDEYQDTNVAQYLWLRLLAQAPSKPGAPLSSIIPGHTGSPVIPERVDSPVIPGRAEGTNPESGDEEDSLRDSGFAPNGAPRNDERGVAAQAELPAHPGMTPPSQPALAAPPKNICCVGDDDQSIYGWRGAEVDNILRFDHDFPGAKVIRLERNYRSTGHILAAASHLIAHNESRLGKTLRTEDVDGEKVTVTGSWDSEEEARAIGEEIEELQRAGNNLNDVAILVRASFQMREFEDRFVTLGLPYRVIGGPRFYERAEIRDALAYLRTINSPADDLAFERIINVPKRGLGDATVQMLHDHARKRRIPLFEAARAVVETDELKPKARGSLRDLIINFDRWRARREVTTHTELAEIVLDESGYTEMWQKDRSADAAGRLENLKELVRSMEEFENLQGFLEHISLVMDRDGGAEDEAVSLMTLHSAKGLEFDNVFLPGWEEGLFPSQRTLDEQGRAGLEEERRLAHVGLTRARRRAKLYFATNRRIHGTWSTTIPSRFLDELPAHNVEITESKGGSGWGGSSGYGPSRFDNVESFGSSYTTPGWQRAQANRARGQGGRQENRQGQAGGGFNEDPSPFSGSRSDASSRGDAGGFSRNKRGPMVIEGELVAKSTGTTSEFSLDDRVFHQKFGYGHVVKIDGNKLTIAFEKAGEKKVVDSFVERT from the coding sequence ATGACCGAGCCGAACAGACTGAGCCACCCCAGCGTCCCCGACCACCAGCCCGCTGCTGGCGGCATCGCCGCGCGTGCGCGGGCGGCTGCCACGCCGCAATATCTCGCCGGGCTTAACCCCGAGCAGCGCGAGGCGGTGGAAACGCTGGATGGGCCGGTCCTGGTGCTGGCGGGCGCCGGCACCGGCAAGACCCGGGTGCTGACCTGCCGGATCGCCCACATCCTGAGCCAGGGCCGCGCCCGGCCGGGCGAAATCCTCTCCGTCACCTTCACCAACAAGGCGGCGCGGGAGATGAAGCTGCGGCTCGGCCAGATGCTCGGCCAGGCCGTCGAAGGCATGCCGTGGCTCGGCACCTTCCACTCGATCGGCGGACGCATCCTGCGCACCCATGCCGAGCTGGTGCAGTTGAAATCCAATTTCACCGTGCTCGATGTCGATGACCAGATCCGCCTGCTGAAGCAATTGTTGCAGGCCGAGAACATCGACGACAAGCGATGGCCGGCCCGCATGCTCGCCGGCCTGATCGACGGCTGGAAGAATCGCGGACTGACGCCGTCGCAGGTGCCGCCGGGCGAAGCCGCCGTGTTCGGCAACGGCAAGGGCGGCAAGCTCTACGCCAGCTATCAGGAACGGCTGAAGATCCTCAACGCCGCCGATTTCGGCGATCTGCTGCTGGAGAATATCCGGCTGTTTCGCGAGCACCCCGACGTGTTGCGGCAATACCAGGGCCGCTTCAAATTCATTCTGGTGGACGAATATCAGGACACCAACGTCGCGCAATATCTGTGGCTGCGGCTTTTGGCACAGGCGCCGTCCAAGCCCGGCGCGCCTCTTTCATCGATCATTCCCGGCCACACCGGCTCACCCGTCATACCGGAGCGCGTTGACTCTCCCGTCATTCCGGGGCGTGCCGAAGGCACGAACCCGGAATCTGGAGATGAGGAGGACTCACTTCGAGATTCCGGGTTCGCACCTAACGGTGCGCCCCGGAATGACGAGCGTGGTGTCGCCGCTCAAGCGGAGCTTCCAGCGCATCCCGGAATGACGCCTCCTTCCCAGCCTGCCCTCGCCGCTCCTCCGAAAAACATCTGCTGCGTCGGCGACGACGATCAGTCGATCTATGGCTGGCGCGGCGCGGAGGTCGACAACATCCTGCGCTTCGATCACGATTTTCCCGGCGCCAAGGTTATCAGGCTCGAGCGCAACTACCGCTCCACCGGCCACATCCTCGCCGCCGCCTCGCATCTGATCGCGCACAACGAAAGCCGGCTCGGCAAGACGCTGCGCACCGAGGATGTCGACGGCGAAAAGGTCACCGTCACCGGTTCCTGGGATTCCGAAGAGGAAGCCCGCGCCATCGGCGAGGAGATCGAGGAGTTGCAGCGCGCCGGCAACAATCTCAACGACGTCGCGATCCTGGTGCGCGCGTCGTTCCAGATGCGCGAATTCGAAGATCGCTTCGTCACGCTCGGCCTGCCCTATCGCGTGATCGGCGGCCCGCGATTCTATGAGCGCGCCGAAATACGCGACGCGCTGGCTTATTTGCGCACCATCAACTCGCCGGCGGACGATCTCGCCTTCGAGCGCATCATCAATGTGCCCAAGCGCGGCCTTGGCGATGCCACCGTGCAGATGCTGCACGACCACGCCCGCAAGCGCCGCATTCCACTGTTCGAGGCCGCCCGCGCCGTGGTCGAGACCGACGAATTGAAGCCGAAGGCGCGCGGCTCGCTGCGCGATCTCATCATCAATTTCGATCGCTGGCGCGCGCGGCGCGAGGTGACCACGCACACCGAACTCGCCGAAATCGTGCTCGACGAAAGCGGCTACACCGAAATGTGGCAGAAGGATCGTTCCGCCGACGCCGCCGGCCGCCTCGAAAACCTCAAGGAGCTGGTGCGCTCGATGGAGGAATTCGAGAACCTGCAAGGTTTCCTCGAGCATATCTCGCTGGTGATGGACCGCGACGGTGGCGCCGAGGACGAGGCGGTGTCGCTGATGACGCTGCATTCGGCCAAGGGGCTCGAATTCGACAACGTCTTCCTGCCCGGCTGGGAGGAAGGCCTGTTCCCGAGCCAGCGCACACTCGACGAACAGGGCCGCGCCGGGCTGGAGGAAGAGAGACGTCTGGCCCATGTCGGGCTGACCCGCGCCCGCCGTCGCGCGAAACTCTACTTCGCCACCAACCGGCGGATCCACGGCACGTGGTCGACCACCATCCCGTCGCGCTTCCTCGACGAATTGCCGGCACACAATGTCGAGATCACGGAATCCAAGGGCGGTTCGGGCTGGGGCGGCAGCAGCGGCTACGGCCCCTCGCGTTTCGACAATGTGGAATCGTTCGGCTCAAGCTATACGACGCCGGGCTGGCAACGGGCACAGGCCAATCGCGCACGCGGCCAAGGCGGCCGCCAGGAAAATCGGCAAGGCCAGGCCGGCGGCGGCTTCAACGAGGACCCGTCGCCCTTCTCAGGCTCGCGCAGCGATGCCAGCTCGCGGGGCGACGCAGGCGGGTTCTCGCGCAACAAGCGCGGCCCGATGGTGATCGAAGGCGAACTGGTCGCGAAATCCACCGGCACGACATCGGAATTCTCGCTGGACGACCGCGTGTTCCACCAGAAATTCGGCTATGGCCATGTGGTGAAAATCGACGGCAACAAGCTCACCATCGCCTTCGAAAAAGCCGGCGAGAAGAAAGTCGTCGACAGTTTCGTCGAGCGGACCTAG
- a CDS encoding DUF2336 domain-containing protein — protein sequence MSEASSFLQELDEAVSRGTPESRSRALWHTTNLMIAGRYSDDEIWTFGEVIGRLADEIEVVARTELAKRLARFDRAPVNIIHKLAFDDSIEVAGPVLQESERLEAYALVANACTKGQTHMLAISKRKSIEERVTDVLVTRGNKEVVNSVANNSGARFSESGFLHMIQRAEGDSILAEKLGLREDIPRHIFQQLIAKASDDVKKRLQQERPAMVDHIQSSVSDVTGALQSKFGPVSRGYFVAKRLVATQHREGNLNENSISGYAQAHRLEEVTIGLSLLCSLPSDVIERALFDKNRETLLILAKSLDFSWATTMALLFLGAKDHRITAKDLKDTETEFGRLNVETSRTVLEFYQSRKNGGDADSDTERKPALMMQ from the coding sequence ATGAGTGAGGCAAGTTCGTTTCTCCAGGAGCTCGACGAGGCCGTCTCGCGAGGAACGCCGGAGAGCCGCTCGCGGGCGTTGTGGCATACAACTAATCTAATGATTGCCGGCCGGTACAGCGACGACGAGATATGGACCTTTGGCGAGGTCATCGGTCGGCTTGCGGATGAGATCGAAGTCGTAGCCCGCACCGAGCTTGCAAAACGGCTGGCCCGCTTCGACCGCGCCCCGGTCAATATCATCCATAAACTCGCTTTTGACGATTCGATCGAAGTCGCCGGTCCCGTGCTCCAGGAATCGGAGCGGCTCGAGGCTTACGCCCTGGTCGCCAATGCCTGCACCAAGGGCCAGACGCATATGCTCGCGATCTCGAAACGCAAATCAATCGAGGAGAGGGTCACGGACGTACTGGTGACGCGCGGCAACAAGGAGGTCGTGAATTCCGTCGCGAACAACAGCGGTGCGCGTTTCTCGGAATCCGGCTTTCTGCACATGATCCAGCGGGCCGAAGGCGATTCCATTCTCGCCGAGAAGCTCGGCCTGCGCGAGGACATCCCGCGGCATATTTTCCAGCAATTGATCGCCAAGGCGTCGGACGACGTGAAGAAGCGGCTGCAGCAGGAACGCCCCGCGATGGTCGACCACATTCAGTCCTCGGTGTCCGATGTCACGGGCGCGCTGCAGTCCAAGTTTGGACCGGTGTCGCGCGGCTATTTCGTCGCAAAACGGCTGGTGGCGACGCAGCATCGGGAAGGCAATCTGAACGAGAACAGCATATCCGGATATGCCCAGGCCCATCGGCTGGAGGAAGTCACGATCGGGCTGTCGCTGCTGTGCTCATTACCGAGCGACGTGATCGAGCGGGCTCTGTTCGACAAGAACAGGGAAACGCTGCTGATTCTGGCCAAGTCCCTCGACTTTTCGTGGGCCACCACAATGGCGTTGCTTTTTCTCGGCGCGAAAGATCACCGCATCACCGCAAAAGATCTCAAGGACACCGAAACCGAGTTTGGCCGTCTCAACGTCGAGACATCGCGGACCGTCCTGGAATTCTATCAGTCTCGCAAGAATGGCGGGGACGCGGATTCCGATACCGAACGCAAGCCCGCGCTCATGATGCAATGA
- a CDS encoding ABC transporter ATP-binding protein, with protein MSPIISVANLSKTYASGFKALKGINLEIQRGEIFALLGPNGAGKTTLISIICGIANPSEGTVSIEGHDIIGSYRAARSLIGLVPQELHTDAFETVWATVSFSRGLFGKPKNPAHIEKVLKDLSLWDKKDNKIVTLSGGMKRRVMIAKALSHEPQILFLDEPTAGVDVELRKGMWEVVRALQASGVTIILTTHYIEEAEQMADRIGVINKGEIVLVEEKANLMHKLGKKQLKLHLQGKIDCVPAPLAAYNLELSGDGTELTYNYDTKGDRTGITSLLSDLRGAGIRFYDLDTNQSSLEDIFVSLVR; from the coding sequence ATGTCACCAATCATATCTGTTGCAAATCTGTCGAAGACCTATGCCTCCGGCTTCAAGGCGCTGAAGGGCATCAATCTCGAGATCCAGCGCGGCGAGATTTTCGCGCTGCTGGGGCCGAACGGCGCCGGCAAGACCACGCTGATCAGCATCATCTGCGGCATCGCCAACCCGAGCGAAGGCACCGTATCGATCGAGGGGCATGACATCATCGGCTCCTATCGCGCGGCGCGCTCACTGATCGGGCTGGTGCCGCAGGAATTGCACACCGACGCCTTCGAGACGGTGTGGGCGACGGTGAGCTTCAGCCGCGGCCTGTTCGGCAAACCGAAAAATCCTGCGCATATCGAAAAGGTCCTGAAGGACCTGTCGCTGTGGGACAAGAAGGACAACAAGATCGTCACGCTGTCCGGCGGCATGAAGCGCCGGGTGATGATCGCAAAGGCGCTGTCGCATGAGCCGCAAATCCTGTTTCTCGACGAGCCGACCGCGGGCGTCGATGTCGAATTGCGCAAGGGCATGTGGGAGGTAGTGCGGGCGCTGCAGGCCTCCGGCGTCACCATCATCCTGACCACGCATTACATCGAAGAAGCCGAGCAGATGGCCGACCGGATCGGCGTCATCAACAAGGGCGAGATCGTCCTGGTCGAGGAAAAAGCCAACCTGATGCACAAGCTCGGCAAGAAACAGCTCAAGTTGCATTTGCAGGGCAAGATCGATTGCGTTCCAGCGCCGCTTGCGGCCTACAACCTCGAACTATCCGGCGACGGCACTGAACTGACCTACAATTACGATACCAAGGGTGACCGCACCGGCATTACCAGCCTGCTCAGCGACCTCCGCGGCGCCGGCATCCGCTTCTACGATCTCGATACCAACCAGAGTTCGCTGGAAGACATTTTCGTCAGCCTGGTGCGGTGA
- a CDS encoding ABC transporter permease, with protein sequence MNFRAIRAIYLFEMARTWRTLLQSIVSPVVSTSLYFVVFGSAIGSRITSVEGVSYGTFIVPGLVMLSVLTQSIANASFGIYFPKFVGTIYEILSAPISYFEIVLGYVGAAATKSIILGLIILATAGLFVPLKIHHPLFMLVFLVLTAVTFSLFGFIIGIWADGFEKLQMIPMLVVTPLTFLGGSFYSVNMLPPVWRTITLLNPVVYLISGFRWSFYDIADVNVGVSIAMTTAFLVVCMIAVWWIFKTGYRLKN encoded by the coding sequence ATGAACTTCCGGGCAATCCGCGCGATCTATCTGTTTGAAATGGCGCGAACCTGGCGCACGCTGCTGCAAAGCATCGTCTCGCCGGTGGTCTCGACGTCGCTGTATTTCGTGGTGTTCGGTTCGGCGATCGGCTCGCGCATCACCTCGGTCGAAGGCGTCAGCTACGGCACCTTCATCGTGCCGGGATTGGTGATGCTGTCGGTACTGACCCAGAGCATCGCCAACGCCTCGTTCGGCATCTACTTTCCGAAATTCGTCGGCACGATCTACGAGATATTGTCGGCACCGATCTCGTATTTCGAAATCGTGCTCGGCTATGTCGGCGCCGCCGCCACCAAATCGATCATCCTCGGCCTGATCATTCTCGCAACCGCCGGCCTGTTCGTGCCGCTGAAGATCCATCATCCGCTGTTCATGCTGGTTTTCCTGGTGCTGACGGCGGTGACCTTCAGCCTGTTCGGTTTCATCATCGGCATCTGGGCCGATGGCTTCGAGAAGCTGCAGATGATCCCGATGCTGGTGGTGACGCCGCTGACCTTCCTGGGCGGCAGCTTTTACTCGGTGAACATGCTGCCACCGGTGTGGCGCACCATCACGCTGCTCAATCCCGTGGTTTATCTCATCTCTGGCTTCCGCTGGAGTTTCTATGACATCGCCGACGTCAACGTCGGCGTGAGTATCGCCATGACGACGGCCTTCCTCGTCGTCTGCATGATCGCGGTGTGGTGGATCTTCAAGACCGGCTACCGGCTAAAGAACTGA
- a CDS encoding L,D-transpeptidase, with amino-acid sequence MRSFLVACAGLMLVATAAQAKVEITVDKNNQLMTVAVDGVERYQWPVSTGNPSHETPNGTFRTFRMEEDHYSKEFDDAPMPHSIFFTRIGHAIHGTESEGHLGTPVSHGCVRLSRANATTLYALVEKEGVLNTTVTLTGSSQIALTRNPRGRANTAVTRRDPDSQYNNAVGDPVMLTPQQQAPGQYAQRPDDGYIYPADGSSDVARYPAPRSSRRLYDAQAYPQQQPQYYDNRGNSLQYAPPAYAPRPYQPRGLFD; translated from the coding sequence ATGCGTTCCTTCCTTGTTGCTTGTGCTGGTCTGATGCTGGTTGCCACCGCCGCGCAGGCCAAAGTCGAAATCACCGTCGATAAAAATAACCAGCTGATGACCGTCGCAGTCGACGGCGTCGAACGCTACCAGTGGCCGGTCTCGACCGGCAATCCCTCACATGAGACGCCGAACGGCACCTTCCGTACATTCCGCATGGAGGAAGATCACTACTCCAAGGAATTCGACGACGCGCCGATGCCGCATTCGATCTTCTTCACCAGAATCGGTCATGCCATCCATGGCACCGAGTCCGAAGGCCACCTCGGCACGCCGGTTTCCCATGGCTGCGTCCGTCTTTCCCGCGCCAACGCCACGACGCTTTATGCGCTGGTCGAAAAAGAAGGCGTGCTCAACACCACCGTGACGTTGACCGGGTCATCCCAGATCGCGCTGACGCGCAATCCGCGCGGCCGGGCCAATACCGCCGTCACGCGCCGCGATCCCGACTCGCAGTACAACAACGCCGTCGGCGATCCCGTCATGCTGACCCCACAGCAGCAGGCGCCCGGCCAATATGCACAGCGCCCCGATGACGGTTACATCTATCCGGCCGATGGCAGCTCGGATGTGGCGCGCTATCCGGCGCCGCGCAGCAGCCGGCGCCTCTACGATGCACAGGCCTATCCGCAACAGCAGCCGCAATATTACGATAACCGAGGCAATTCGCTTCAATATGCGCCGCCGGCTTATGCACCGCGGCCGTATCAGCCGCGCGGGCTGTTCGACTAA